A single genomic interval of Macadamia integrifolia cultivar HAES 741 chromosome 6, SCU_Mint_v3, whole genome shotgun sequence harbors:
- the LOC122082722 gene encoding calcium-binding protein CML37-like, whose product MVRKVEKRSLSINPDCSHLELVFRYFDEDGDGKISATELQSCVRTMGGELSTEEAVSVVGSSDSDGDGLLGMDDFARLMEGDGEEEDLREAFGMYAMDGCDFITAKSLKRMLKRLGESRTIRECKGMISVYDLNGDGVLSFEEFRAMMR is encoded by the coding sequence ATGGTGAGGAAGGTGGAGAAGCGTTCTCTATCTATCAATCCTGATTGCAGCCACCTCGAACTGGTGTTCCGGTACTTCGACGAGGATGGTGATGGCAAGATATCGGCGACGGAGTTACAAAGTTGTGTGAGGACTATGGGCGGCGAGCTGTCGACCGAAGAGGCAGTGTCGGTGGTGGGATCATCAGATTCGGATGGAGATGGGTTGCTTGGTATGGATGATTTTGCGAGGTTAATGGAAGGGGATGGAGAGGAGGAGGATTTGAGAGAAGCATTCGGGATGTATGCCATGGATGGGTGTGATTTTATTACTGCAAAAAGCTTGAAGAGGATGCTGAAACGACTCGGTGAGTCGAGGACGATTCGTGAATGTAAAGGTATGATTAGTGTTTACGACTTGAATGGGGATGGCGTGCTTAGCTTCGAAGAGTTTAGAGCTATGATGCGTTGA